ttttatatgttatttatatttcattgaGCTTTTGATGTGTGAGCATGTATTCTTATACACTCCCTTTATAGATTTAAGTTAATATCTACATAATCCCAATCTTACAACTGAAAATGTTCGGTGAAACGCTAGGTGTTAGACATTCATTTTGCATTTTTAACTTTGTCTATCAATATGgaacataaactaaaatgacgTTTAAAAGAAGTTTCTACATCTATATCGTTTAGGAAATGTTTAAACTTGCAAAGTTATTAGTTGTGTATGTTGACTATGAGAAGACCAAAATGAGGAAATTATGGTCGTTTGTTAGATTCTATCTTCGGCGaggaaacataaaaatttctacGTCAACTATGTCAACATGGGTTATTTTGATGTTTATGTTTAGATTACACTCATAATTATTCTCACTGACAATAAAAGAACATAATCTATTAATGTCAATGCGTACGGTGTCCGGATAACACGGAAAGTGTTTGTTCCATCAAGGCTTATTAATCTCTGTTCATCAACGTAAGCTTGTGCTCATATGTTCAAAATCTCCACAAGATATAAGAGTACACTAGAGAAACAAGATGGTTTTcttcctttgttttctcttgatATCTATATTCTCAACTTGTGGAAATGCTGATATAAACACATCAAGTCCTTTATCAATAAGACAAACTCTGAGCTCTCCTAACGGAGTTTATGAATTAGGCTTCTTCAGTCCTAACAACACCCTGAATCAGTATGTTGGGATCTGGTTCAAGAACATCACTCCTCAGGTCGTTGTGTGGGTGGCTAACAGAGACAAACCAGTCACAAAAACCGCGGCAAATCTCACCATCAGCACCGACGGGAGCCTGATCTTGCTTGACGGAAAGCAAGATGTTATATGGTCAACAGGAGAAGCATTCACATCCAAGAAGTGCCATGCAGAGCTTCTAGACACCGGAAACCTTGTTGTAACTGATGATGTTTCAGGAAAAACATTATGGCAGAGCTTCGGGAATCTTGGTAATACTATGCTGCCTCAGTCATCGGTGTCTTATGATATTCCCCGAGGCAAGAAGCATGTGTTGACTTCCTGGAAAAGCAACAACGATCCATCCCCTGGGGAATACTCACTGGAGTTCACACCACAAGTACCCCCACAAGGCCTTATAAGAAGAGGCTCAAAGCCTTACTGGAGAAGTGGTCCATGGGCAAAAACAAAATTCTCTGGGATACCTGGGATCGATGCATCATATGTAAGTCCATTCACTGTTGTCCAAGATGTAGAGAAAGGCACAGCATCTTTCTCTTATTCCCAGTTAAGAAACTATAAACTATCATATGTTACGTTGACATCAGAAGGGAAAATGAAGATCCTCTGGAGTGATGGCAAAAACTGGACGCTTCACTTTGCAGCTCCAGTAAGTTCATGTGATCTATATGGTGCTTGTGGGccttttggtttgtgtttgagAACCAGTACCCCAAAGTGCGTATGCATGAAAGGGTTTGTACCAAAGTCGGATGAGGAGTGGAGACAAAGGAACTGGACAAGTGGGTGTGTGAGACATACAAAGCTCTCTTGCCAGGCGAACTCTTCTGCAAAGACTCAAGGCAAAGAAGCAGACATCTTCTATCATATGAAACATGTAAAGACTCCGGATATGTACCAGTTTGCAAGCTTTCTCAACGCAGAACAGTGTCACCAGGGTTGTCTAGGAAACTGTTCTTGCACAGCCTTCGCCTATATAAGTGGAATTGGATGCTTGGTATGGAACCGGGAGCTTGTAGACACGGTTCAGTTTTCATCTGATGGAGAGTCTCTTTCCCTTCGTCTTGCAAGTTCAGAATTGGGTAGGGATATAATGtgttatattataaataatgagTATtgcttacttgttacatttgaAGTTTCTATTTTATGATATTGTTTCTCTGTAGTATGatgttacttttttttatgGTGAATATTTCAGTTGGAAGCAGCCGAACATTGATTATTGCTGGTGCTACTGCCAGCCTTTCCTTACTCACGATCTTGGTCTTTTCCGCATATACGTTCTGGAGATACCGAGCCAAACAAAATGGTGAGACACTAGAATTTTGGTCTCTCCCACTctctttctttgtctttttgttttcgtgtaactaaaatcaaagcaaaTTGCTAGATTTTACGTCCCATGGGAGTCGGGACAGTCTCAAGTAGTCAGTATTTATTAGGGAGTTTATCTGATCTGTTAAAGATTGATGTTCTCCTAATTAAGGGTTAATTTGTTTACTTGTGCTGAAAGTTCAGCGTTGGATGATAAAATGATACAAACTAATAAATGACGCTATTGACCAGTTGCACCAAATTTTATGTTCATCAACACTTCACAAGATGCACGGAAGAATGATTTGGAACCACAAGATGTCTCCGGCATAAATTTCTTTGAGATGCATACAATACGAACTGCCACTAATAACTTTAGTTTCTCAAACAAACTCGGTCAAGGTGGATTTGGTCCAGTTTATAGGTATGGgatactctctcttttttttttttttttttttttttttttttttaattgcttaCTATTTGCTTGTATTATGTGTTTCTATAGATAACTGACTATCTGCAACTTTGCTTTCAGGGAAAGCTGGTAGATGGAAAGGAAATATCGGTTAAACGCCTGTCTAGCAGCTCCGGACAGGGAACAGAGGAGTTCATGAATGAGATAACACTAATCTCGAAACTACAGCATAGAAACTTGGTTAGGCTTTTGGGATGCTGCATCAAAGGAGAAGAGAAGCTCTTGATTTATGAGTTTTTGGAGAACAAAAGCCTTGACGTTTTTCTATTTGGTGAGTCTTTTACTTCATATACCTCATTGTTAACCCTTTTAGTCCCAATTTTAAAGacaatatacataattttgaaaaatattatttaaattttctataaaatgtttttctcataattttTAGGACCGGCCATGGTCTCACTGTCACTAATATGTTCTATAATATTGGCTAGATTCAACTCTAAAGTTTGAGATTGATTGGGCAAAGAGATTTGATATCATTCAAGGTATTGCACGTGGGATTCTCTATCTCCACCGTGACTCACGCCTCAGGGTCATTCACCGAGACCTGAAGGTCAGCAACATTCTTCTGGACGAGAGAATGATCCCAAAAATATCAGATTTTGGACTGGCTCGCATGTTTCAAGGAACCCATTTCCAGGACAACACTCGCAGGGTTGTAGGAACTCTGTAAGAACCATTCTTTGTGGACATGCTTAACAAGATTCATAATCCAAATCATTTACTAAACTTTTAGATGTTTTCACAGAGGATATATGTCTCCTGAGTATGCATGGACTGATGGACAGGTGTGTTCTCTGAAAAATCAGACATCTATGCATTTGGAGTTCTCTTGTTAgaaatcatcagtggagaaaaGATCTCAAGGTTCAACAATGGAGAAGAAGGAAATAACCTCATTGCATATGTAAGTTTTGAGACTTTTTAGGTTTTCCATTAACTTGCGGATGAAGTTTTCTTGCTCTTATAACCTTAAGATTTGAAACTAAACCACAGGCATGGGAATGTTGGTGTGAGACCAAAGGAGTTGATTTTCCGGACCACGATCTTGCTGATTCTTGTTGCCCATTACAAGTTTCGAGATGTGTTCAGATTGGTCTGATTTGTGTTCAACACCAACCTGTGGAGAGACCCAACACAGTTGAGTTACTGTCTATGCTCACCACAACATTAGTTCTTCCGTCACCAAAACAACCCATATTTGCACTGCACAGTAGAGGTGAAGAATCCACGTCTAACGATGTGATCACCGTCAATGGGTTGACACAATCTGGGATCCAGGGGCGTTAAGTAATGAATGCGTCATTTTCAAACTTGTGGAACTGAaagtgtgtgtttgtgtgtggaTTTCTGTTCTTCTGTAAATTAAAATGCTCAGCTTGTTTTTGAAACAATGAGAACTTTctcattgtttcttattttcagcacttctcaaataaataaataaagtttttctttccttttgtattgatgttttgtaattaataaaGAGTTTTTActtgtcttcttctcttgtttCTCTTGGATTACGCACAGAACGTATTCGGTGATTAGAACAATATAAGATGAtcacactttttttttacatttttttgtgtgtatttCAGTAGATTGTAAACAGATTATACCTATAACAGAAATAAACTAACGAATTTCTTACTACGCTCAAAACGAACTAGTCCATCTCTTGAGTTGACTTGGTCAAAATATTCCCTAACTACTGTCCTTAATAGTTAACGTGAAAATGAATTAACGtgaaaatgaattttgaaaaaacgATTTTTCAAGCATCTTGACTCAGTGGCGCGTTTCGTCTTACGTTCATGGGCATTATTTATGCTGCGGCTGGTCAAAGTCTACCACTGATCGTCGATGTCTCTGTCTGTACTTAAGGTCCCGCCACATCGTAGTTACTTTGAATGCTAAATCGTCCTTTTAGTCGCCGATGTCGGCTACAAACACATATGCACATATGGTTTCAACAATCAGGTCTTCCAATATTTGATTAAATGGTTGAACTAGATGCACGGTTTAATAGGCCACCACGAGTGGAGATGATTTTCAAAGCCCATAAAGATCTTAACTTGCACGTTCTTCTTGGAGGTTTCAAAAGCTCCAAACTTGTTTTACACGTTAACTTCTTTGTGGACAGTAAGATGGGCGCAAGTATTTTCCTTTTCTTCGTTTATTTGACTTTCTTTTTATTGGTGGAATATCATTTTTCATGGAGTTTACACGTCATTATGTGttatattttagtgtttatTATATGCAAAGCGCAAGTCTGAACAAAGAAGATGCACATGAAGTTTTGCTCATCTTTGCacagaaaatagtaaaacactAGAGAAGGATGGGTATGGTTTTATTTGCTTGTTCTTTCTTACTAACCATATTCACAACTTGTGTTTATGCAGCTATAAACTCATCAAGTCCTTTGTCAATAGGACAGACCCTGAGCTCTCCTGGTGGGTTTTATGAGTTAGGCTTCTTCAGTCCTAACAATACTGGGAATCAGTATGTTGGGATCGGGTTCAAGGAAATCGTTCCTCGAGTAGTTGTCTGGGTGGCTAACAGAGATAAACCAGTTACAAACTCTGCAGCAAATCTCACCATCAGCAGCAACGGTAGTCTTATCTTAGTTGATGGGAAACAAGATGTGATTTGGTCAACAGGAGAGGCTTCTTTCACATCAAGCAGATCTCATGCGGAGCTTCTAGACACCGGAAACCTTGTTGTGATTGATGATGTCTCAAGAACAACTATATGGGAAAGCTTTAAGAATCTTGGTAACACTATGCTTCCTCAGTCAACGTTGATGTATGATCTTTTCCATGGCAAGAAGCGTGCATTGACTTCATGGAAAAGTTACAGCGATCCTTCGCTTGGGAACTTCTCTCTGGAGATTACATCACAAGTCCCTTTACAAGGTCTTATAAGAAGAGGCTCAGTGCCTTACTCGAGAACTGGTCCATGGGCAAAGACAAGATTCACTGGGTTTCCACAGTTTGATGAATCGTATGTAAGTCCATTCAGCGTAGTCCAGGATCTTGCAACCGTACAGGATCTTTCTCTTATTCCACTTTAAGAAACTTTAATCTATCCTATCTTACCCTAACACCAGAGGGGAATATGGAGATTTACTGGGATCAAGGCCAAAAATGGATGCATCACCTTACCGAACCTGAACACTCATGTGATATATACGATACTTGTGGTccttttggtttgtgtttgagAACCAATACCCCGAAGTGTATATGCATGAAAGGTTTTGTACCAAAGTCAGATGAGGAGTGGAGACAAGGGAACAGGACAAGTGGGTGTGTTAGACATACACAACTATCTTGCCAGGCGAACTCTTCGACAAAAACACAAGGCAAAGAAGCAGACATCTTCTATCATATGAAGCATGTAAAGACTCCGGATATGTACCAGTTTGCAACCCTTCTCAATGCAGAACAATGTCACCAGGGTTGTCTAGACAACTGTTCTTGCACAGCTTTTGCCTATATAAGTGGAATTGGATGCTTAGTATGGAACCGGGAGCTAGTAGACACGGTCCAGTTTTCGTCTGAtggagaatctctttcacttCGTCTTGCAAGTTCAGAATTGGGTAGGGATATAATGAGTACTGTTTACttgtttacattttaaatttcaactttctTTTACGGTGTTGtttcatgtttttttgtttctgttttatgGTGAATGTTTCAGTTGGAAGCAGCCGAACAACGATTATTGCTGGTGCTACTGCCAGCCTTTCCATATTCGTGATCTTGGTCTTTTCTGCATACACGTTCTGGAGATACAGAACGAAACAAAATGGTGAGACACTAGAACTTTTGTCTCTCTCACTTTCTTTCTTTGCATTTTTGTTTTGCTGTAACAAAGAGGTTACTCTGAATCTCTTCCTTTTATCAGATATGTATACACTAAAAATTTCTAGAATCTACATCCCAAGGAACACTCTCAAGTAGACAGTTCTTACTGGATTAATTTGGTACTTGTGTTGAAAGTTAAGAACTAATACATGCACGCTTGTTACCAGTAGTACCAAATTTTATGTTCAACAACACTTCACAAGATGCACGGAAGAATGATTTGGAACCACAAGATGTCTCCGGTATAGATTTCTTTGAGATGCATACAATAAGAACTGCAACTAATAACTTCAGCTCATCAAATAAACTCGGTCAAGGTGGATTTGGTCCAGTTTATAAGGTATGTGATACTCTGTCCTTagctactctttttttttttggaacactcTGTCCTTAGTTACTATAGAAGACTGACTAATACTATCTACAACTTTGCTTTCAGGGAA
This genomic stretch from Brassica napus cultivar Da-Ae chromosome C9, Da-Ae, whole genome shotgun sequence harbors:
- the LOC106392409 gene encoding LOW QUALITY PROTEIN: G-type lectin S-receptor-like serine/threonine-protein kinase At1g61390 (The sequence of the model RefSeq protein was modified relative to this genomic sequence to represent the inferred CDS: deleted 2 bases in 1 codon; substituted 1 base at 1 genomic stop codon): MVFFLCFLLISIFSTCGNADINTSSPLSIRQTLSSPNGVYELGFFSPNNTLNQYVGIWFKNITPQVVVWVANRDKPVTKTAANLTISTDGSLILLDGKQDVIWSTGEAFTSKKCHAELLDTGNLVVTDDVSGKTLWQSFGNLGNTMLPQSSVSYDIPRGKKHVLTSWKSNNDPSPGEYSLEFTPQVPPQGLIRRGSKPYWRSGPWAKTKFSGIPGIDASYVSPFTVVQDVEKGTASFSYSQLRNYKLSYVTLTSEGKMKILWSDGKNWTLHFAAPVSSCDLYGACGPFGLCLRTSTPKCVCMKGFVPKSDEEWRQRNWTSGCVRHTKLSCQANSSAKTQGKEADIFYHMKHVKTPDMYQFASFLNAEQCHQGCLGNCSCTAFAYISGIGCLVWNRELVDTVQFSSDGESLSLRLASSELVGSSRTLIIAGATASLSLLTILVFSAYTFWRYRAKQNVAPNFMFINTSQDARKNDLEPQDVSGINFFEMHTIRTATNNFSFSNKLGQGGFGPVYKGKLVDGKEISVKRLSSSSGQGTEEFMNEITLISKLQHRNLVRLLGCCIKGEEKLLIYEFLENKSLDVFLFDSTLKFEIDWAKRFDIIQGIARGILYLHRDSRLRVIHRDLKVSNILLDERMIPKISDFGLARMFQGTHFQDNTRRVVGTLGYMSPEYADXWTGVFSEKSDIYAFGVLLLEIISGEKISRFNNGEEGNNLIAYAWECWCETKGVDFPDHDLADSCCPLQVSRCVQIGLICVQHQPVERPNTVELLSMLTTTLVLPSPKQPIFALHSRGEESTSNDVITVNGLTQSGIQGR